A window of Rhinatrema bivittatum chromosome 2, aRhiBiv1.1, whole genome shotgun sequence contains these coding sequences:
- the C2H7orf25 gene encoding UPF0415 protein C7orf25 homolog isoform X2, which produces MSRNRGVAQAPGFPAPAQARERRSNVISMSVHSMLCERIAVAKELIKRAEALSCSRAGGIEGGAKLCSKLKAELKFLRKVEAGKVAIKESHLQSTNLTHLRAIIESAESLDEVVGVLHVFNYEDRFGDKQTLVVDIVANGGHTWVKAIGRKAEALHNIWLGRGQYGDKSIIEQAEDYLQASSQQLVQYSNPHIIFAFYNSISSPMAEKLKEMGISVRGDIVAVNASSLHPNEDSCLSNSDSDDSQESLELMQVSKVDRDKVVASVAFPTEIKVDVCNKINLDITTLITYVSALSHGGCGYIFKEQVLTEQATQERREQVLPQLEDFMKGKELFACESAVKDFQSILETLGGPGEKDRAALLIKRINVVPDQPSERALRLAASSKINTRSITIFGTGENLKAITMTANSGFVRAAANQGVKFSVFIHQPRALTESKESVATPLPKACEAADKS; this is translated from the coding sequence aAGTAATGTCATCAGTATGTCTGTGCATTCGATGCTTTGCGAAAGAATTGCTGTAGCCAAGGAGCTAATAAAGAGAGCAGAAGCCCTCTCCTGCTCTCGAGCTGGAGGCATTGAAGGCGGAGCCAAACTGTGTAGCAAATTGAAGGCCGAGCTAAAGTTCTTGCGGAAGGTGGAGGCTGGTAAAGTAGCCATCAAGGAGTCCCACCTGCAGAGCACCAACCTCACTCATCTCCGCGCCATCATCGAATCTGCAGAAAGCCTGGATGAGGTGGTCGGCGTCCTTCACGTGTTCAACTATGAAGATAGGTTTGGGGATAAGCAAACGCTGGTGGTGGATATTGTAGCAAACGGAGGCCATACTTGGGTAAAAGCCATTGGCCGGAAGGCTGAGGCCCTGCACAATATCTGGCTTGGCAGGGGCCAATATGGTGACAAAAGCATCATTGAGCAGGCCGAAGATTATCTACAGGCAAGCAGTCAGCAACTGGTACAGTACAGCAACCCTCATATCATCTTTGCTTTCTACAACAGTATTTCCAGCCCCATGGCTGAGAAGTTGAAAGAAATGGGCATATCTGTGCGAGGCGATATAGTTGCTGTTAATGCATCGTCACTTCACCCAAACGAAGACAGCTGCCTGAGTAACAGTGACTCTGATGACAGTCAGGAAAGCCTAGAGCTCATGCAAGTTAGTAAGGTAGATCGTGACAAAGTAGTGGCCAGCGTTGCTTTTCCTACCGAGATCAAGGTGGATGTGTGCAACAAAATTAATCTAGACATCACTACTTTAATTACTTATGTTTCTGCCCTTAGCCATGGAGGCTGTGGCTACATTTTTAAGGAACAAGTACTGACGGAACAAGCTACGCAGGAGAGGCGGGAACAGGTCTTGCCACAGTTGGAGGATTTCATGAAAGGCAAAGAGCTGTTTGCATGTGAATCTGCAGTTAAGGATTTTCAGTCCATTTTAGAAACCTTAGGTGGACCTGGAGAAAAAGACCGTGCCGCACTGCTTATTAAGAGAATTAATGTTGTGCCAGACCAGCCATCTGAACGTGCCTTAAGACTTGCAGCCAGTTCAAAAATCAATACTCGCTCTATAACCATCTTTGGGacaggagagaatttgaaagccATCACCATGACCGCCAATAGCGGGTTTGTTAGAGCAGCAGCTAACCAGGGAGTCAAGTTTAGTGTATTTATTCATCAACCCAGAGCACTTACAGAGAGCAAAGAGTCTGTTGCCACTCCATTACCAAAGGCCTGTGAAGCTGCTGACAAGTCATGA
- the C2H7orf25 gene encoding UPF0415 protein C7orf25 homolog isoform X3 — translation MLLLLAVWAQLISDCAPRSNVISMSVHSMLCERIAVAKELIKRAEALSCSRAGGIEGGAKLCSKLKAELKFLRKVEAGKVAIKESHLQSTNLTHLRAIIESAESLDEVVGVLHVFNYEDRFGDKQTLVVDIVANGGHTWVKAIGRKAEALHNIWLGRGQYGDKSIIEQAEDYLQASSQQLVQYSNPHIIFAFYNSISSPMAEKLKEMGISVRGDIVAVNASSLHPNEDSCLSNSDSDDSQESLELMQVSKVDRDKVVASVAFPTEIKVDVCNKINLDITTLITYVSALSHGGCGYIFKEQVLTEQATQERREQVLPQLEDFMKGKELFACESAVKDFQSILETLGGPGEKDRAALLIKRINVVPDQPSERALRLAASSKINTRSITIFGTGENLKAITMTANSGFVRAAANQGVKFSVFIHQPRALTESKESVATPLPKACEAADKS, via the coding sequence aAGTAATGTCATCAGTATGTCTGTGCATTCGATGCTTTGCGAAAGAATTGCTGTAGCCAAGGAGCTAATAAAGAGAGCAGAAGCCCTCTCCTGCTCTCGAGCTGGAGGCATTGAAGGCGGAGCCAAACTGTGTAGCAAATTGAAGGCCGAGCTAAAGTTCTTGCGGAAGGTGGAGGCTGGTAAAGTAGCCATCAAGGAGTCCCACCTGCAGAGCACCAACCTCACTCATCTCCGCGCCATCATCGAATCTGCAGAAAGCCTGGATGAGGTGGTCGGCGTCCTTCACGTGTTCAACTATGAAGATAGGTTTGGGGATAAGCAAACGCTGGTGGTGGATATTGTAGCAAACGGAGGCCATACTTGGGTAAAAGCCATTGGCCGGAAGGCTGAGGCCCTGCACAATATCTGGCTTGGCAGGGGCCAATATGGTGACAAAAGCATCATTGAGCAGGCCGAAGATTATCTACAGGCAAGCAGTCAGCAACTGGTACAGTACAGCAACCCTCATATCATCTTTGCTTTCTACAACAGTATTTCCAGCCCCATGGCTGAGAAGTTGAAAGAAATGGGCATATCTGTGCGAGGCGATATAGTTGCTGTTAATGCATCGTCACTTCACCCAAACGAAGACAGCTGCCTGAGTAACAGTGACTCTGATGACAGTCAGGAAAGCCTAGAGCTCATGCAAGTTAGTAAGGTAGATCGTGACAAAGTAGTGGCCAGCGTTGCTTTTCCTACCGAGATCAAGGTGGATGTGTGCAACAAAATTAATCTAGACATCACTACTTTAATTACTTATGTTTCTGCCCTTAGCCATGGAGGCTGTGGCTACATTTTTAAGGAACAAGTACTGACGGAACAAGCTACGCAGGAGAGGCGGGAACAGGTCTTGCCACAGTTGGAGGATTTCATGAAAGGCAAAGAGCTGTTTGCATGTGAATCTGCAGTTAAGGATTTTCAGTCCATTTTAGAAACCTTAGGTGGACCTGGAGAAAAAGACCGTGCCGCACTGCTTATTAAGAGAATTAATGTTGTGCCAGACCAGCCATCTGAACGTGCCTTAAGACTTGCAGCCAGTTCAAAAATCAATACTCGCTCTATAACCATCTTTGGGacaggagagaatttgaaagccATCACCATGACCGCCAATAGCGGGTTTGTTAGAGCAGCAGCTAACCAGGGAGTCAAGTTTAGTGTATTTATTCATCAACCCAGAGCACTTACAGAGAGCAAAGAGTCTGTTGCCACTCCATTACCAAAGGCCTGTGAAGCTGCTGACAAGTCATGA
- the C2H7orf25 gene encoding UPF0415 protein C7orf25 homolog isoform X1: MSVHSMLCERIAVAKELIKRAEALSCSRAGGIEGGAKLCSKLKAELKFLRKVEAGKVAIKESHLQSTNLTHLRAIIESAESLDEVVGVLHVFNYEDRFGDKQTLVVDIVANGGHTWVKAIGRKAEALHNIWLGRGQYGDKSIIEQAEDYLQASSQQLVQYSNPHIIFAFYNSISSPMAEKLKEMGISVRGDIVAVNASSLHPNEDSCLSNSDSDDSQESLELMQVSKVDRDKVVASVAFPTEIKVDVCNKINLDITTLITYVSALSHGGCGYIFKEQVLTEQATQERREQVLPQLEDFMKGKELFACESAVKDFQSILETLGGPGEKDRAALLIKRINVVPDQPSERALRLAASSKINTRSITIFGTGENLKAITMTANSGFVRAAANQGVKFSVFIHQPRALTESKESVATPLPKACEAADKS, encoded by the coding sequence ATGTCTGTGCATTCGATGCTTTGCGAAAGAATTGCTGTAGCCAAGGAGCTAATAAAGAGAGCAGAAGCCCTCTCCTGCTCTCGAGCTGGAGGCATTGAAGGCGGAGCCAAACTGTGTAGCAAATTGAAGGCCGAGCTAAAGTTCTTGCGGAAGGTGGAGGCTGGTAAAGTAGCCATCAAGGAGTCCCACCTGCAGAGCACCAACCTCACTCATCTCCGCGCCATCATCGAATCTGCAGAAAGCCTGGATGAGGTGGTCGGCGTCCTTCACGTGTTCAACTATGAAGATAGGTTTGGGGATAAGCAAACGCTGGTGGTGGATATTGTAGCAAACGGAGGCCATACTTGGGTAAAAGCCATTGGCCGGAAGGCTGAGGCCCTGCACAATATCTGGCTTGGCAGGGGCCAATATGGTGACAAAAGCATCATTGAGCAGGCCGAAGATTATCTACAGGCAAGCAGTCAGCAACTGGTACAGTACAGCAACCCTCATATCATCTTTGCTTTCTACAACAGTATTTCCAGCCCCATGGCTGAGAAGTTGAAAGAAATGGGCATATCTGTGCGAGGCGATATAGTTGCTGTTAATGCATCGTCACTTCACCCAAACGAAGACAGCTGCCTGAGTAACAGTGACTCTGATGACAGTCAGGAAAGCCTAGAGCTCATGCAAGTTAGTAAGGTAGATCGTGACAAAGTAGTGGCCAGCGTTGCTTTTCCTACCGAGATCAAGGTGGATGTGTGCAACAAAATTAATCTAGACATCACTACTTTAATTACTTATGTTTCTGCCCTTAGCCATGGAGGCTGTGGCTACATTTTTAAGGAACAAGTACTGACGGAACAAGCTACGCAGGAGAGGCGGGAACAGGTCTTGCCACAGTTGGAGGATTTCATGAAAGGCAAAGAGCTGTTTGCATGTGAATCTGCAGTTAAGGATTTTCAGTCCATTTTAGAAACCTTAGGTGGACCTGGAGAAAAAGACCGTGCCGCACTGCTTATTAAGAGAATTAATGTTGTGCCAGACCAGCCATCTGAACGTGCCTTAAGACTTGCAGCCAGTTCAAAAATCAATACTCGCTCTATAACCATCTTTGGGacaggagagaatttgaaagccATCACCATGACCGCCAATAGCGGGTTTGTTAGAGCAGCAGCTAACCAGGGAGTCAAGTTTAGTGTATTTATTCATCAACCCAGAGCACTTACAGAGAGCAAAGAGTCTGTTGCCACTCCATTACCAAAGGCCTGTGAAGCTGCTGACAAGTCATGA